Proteins encoded within one genomic window of Bacillus sp. F19:
- a CDS encoding YtrH family sporulation protein yields MEVKEAFIPAFINSYFIALGVILGGSIIGGVGAYLAGEPPLSTIYSLANRLKIWALVAAIGGTFDTFYSFERGFFEGETRDVIKQILLIISAMGGAQTGWLLISWLTQEQPQ; encoded by the coding sequence ATGGAGGTTAAAGAAGCTTTTATACCAGCCTTTATTAATAGTTATTTTATAGCGCTCGGAGTAATCTTAGGCGGTTCAATCATCGGCGGCGTAGGAGCATACTTAGCCGGAGAGCCTCCTCTGTCAACGATTTACAGTCTTGCAAACAGATTGAAAATTTGGGCGCTTGTCGCTGCTATCGGCGGTACGTTTGATACGTTTTACAGCTTTGAAAGAGGATTTTTTGAAGGTGAAACACGTGATGTCATCAAACAGATTCTGCTTATTATCTCAGCAATGGGCGGGGCACAGACAGGCTGGCTTCTTATTTCATGGCTGACTCAGGAGCAGCCGCAATGA
- a CDS encoding sporulation protein, with protein sequence MRIPPLYKRPSWQRLFAGMVLGAVVSWCIFLYIYGEWQEELITKIEDQAYTIEELKKTNISYKEEIETLNKINQEKLRVQNIHVTLINGERYQFTSLMTYMIQDHVKEDISDVIAKDLESVYKSRKLMKKAIENKVYKIDDKQYKVEIEEMFIYTTLFIELKVAFAK encoded by the coding sequence ATGAGAATACCGCCTTTATACAAAAGACCTTCCTGGCAGCGACTATTCGCAGGAATGGTTCTCGGCGCCGTCGTCAGCTGGTGTATCTTTCTCTACATTTACGGTGAATGGCAGGAAGAGCTTATTACCAAGATTGAAGATCAGGCATATACAATTGAGGAATTAAAAAAAACAAATATAAGCTATAAAGAAGAAATTGAGACTCTCAATAAAATCAATCAGGAAAAACTAAGAGTCCAAAACATCCATGTGACACTGATCAATGGGGAAAGGTATCAATTCACGTCACTTATGACCTATATGATCCAAGATCATGTAAAAGAGGATATTTCTGATGTCATTGCAAAGGATTTGGAAAGTGTATATAAAAGCCGGAAGCTGATGAAAAAAGCCATTGAAAATAAGGTATATAAAATTGATGACAAGCAATACAAGGTGGAAATTGAGGAAATGTTCATATACACCACCCTATTCATCGAGCTTAAAGTAGCATTCGCAAAGTAG
- a CDS encoding bifunctional oligoribonuclease/PAP phosphatase NrnA translates to MKSEILSAIKEYQSIIIHRHVRPDPDAYGSQCGLAEIIKASFPDKKVLLAGLGEPTLEFLYKMDTVTDQDFEGALVIVCDTANQERICDQRYHKGAKLIKIDHHPNEDPYGDFLWVDTNASSVSEMIYEFYLSGKEDGLVLPDKAAQLIYAGIVGDTGRFLFPSTTKKTLRYASELVEYNFAFTEIYDGLYKTKVNAAKLSGYVLQNFKLSSSGAASMILTKEILEKFEVSASEASQLVGMLGNIEGLRAWVFFVEESDQIRVRLRSKGPIINELAKKYRGGGHPLASGASIYNWEEAEQVLADLEKVCQG, encoded by the coding sequence ATGAAAAGTGAAATACTGTCAGCCATAAAAGAATATCAATCGATCATTATTCACCGGCATGTGCGGCCTGATCCGGATGCATACGGATCACAGTGCGGATTAGCTGAAATCATTAAAGCATCATTTCCTGATAAAAAAGTTTTACTTGCGGGACTTGGGGAGCCGACTCTTGAATTTTTGTATAAGATGGACACCGTAACAGACCAGGATTTTGAGGGCGCTTTAGTGATTGTCTGTGATACAGCCAATCAGGAGCGTATTTGCGATCAGCGCTACCATAAAGGCGCTAAATTAATTAAGATTGATCATCATCCTAATGAAGATCCGTATGGAGATTTCTTATGGGTTGATACTAATGCAAGTTCTGTCAGTGAAATGATTTATGAATTTTACCTTTCAGGGAAAGAAGATGGACTCGTTTTGCCTGATAAAGCAGCTCAGCTTATTTATGCAGGCATAGTGGGAGATACAGGCCGTTTTCTTTTTCCGAGCACGACGAAAAAAACGCTGAGATACGCAAGTGAGCTAGTTGAGTATAACTTTGCTTTCACAGAAATTTATGATGGGTTATATAAGACAAAGGTGAATGCAGCAAAGCTGAGCGGATACGTTCTGCAAAATTTTAAACTGTCATCTTCGGGTGCTGCATCGATGATCCTTACAAAAGAAATTCTTGAAAAATTTGAAGTAAGTGCATCTGAGGCTTCTCAATTGGTTGGAATGCTTGGCAATATTGAAGGTCTTCGGGCATGGGTCTTCTTTGTAGAGGAATCCGATCAAATTAGAGTGCGCTTAAGATCTAAAGGGCCGATTATCAATGAATTGGCAAAGAAATATCGCGGCGGAGGGCACCCGCTTGCTTCAGGGGCATCGATCTATAACTGGGAAGAAGCAGAGCAGGTTCTAGCAGATCTTGAAAAGGTGTGTCAGGGTTAA
- a CDS encoding YtpI family protein, whose product MPVLVILIIFAFSFYLFYKVKFYRTKKPMEKQWLSAKSSIALGIFVFFFGLNQLFLFHSTVSLVVGIIFMIVGIASSWAGYKAYKHYLPFAVKESKQG is encoded by the coding sequence ATGCCTGTACTCGTAATTCTGATTATCTTTGCATTTTCCTTTTATCTCTTCTATAAAGTGAAATTCTACAGAACAAAAAAACCTATGGAGAAGCAGTGGCTCTCTGCAAAATCAAGCATTGCACTTGGAATTTTCGTCTTTTTCTTTGGACTCAATCAATTATTTCTTTTTCATTCAACTGTATCATTAGTCGTTGGAATCATTTTTATGATCGTCGGAATCGCCAGCAGCTGGGCAGGATATAAAGCTTATAAACATTATTTGCCTTTTGCCGTTAAGGAATCCAAACAAGGCTGA
- a CDS encoding CBS domain-containing protein produces MATKHEQILQRIDSLPIGEKISVRQIAKDMSVSEGTAYRAIKEAENKGYVSTIERVGTIRIEKKKKENIEKLTYAEVVNIVDGQVLGGRAGLHKTLNKFVIGAMKLEAMMRYTGAGNLLIVGNRTNAHQLAIEAGAAVLITGGFDTDEHVKKIADEAELPIISTSYDTFTVATMINRAIYDQLIKKEIVLVEDILTSLDKTVCLKTTDPIEEWYQHNYKTGHGRFPVVDHNLKVQGMVTSKDVMGYDRHVLVEKVMTKNPITVIGKTSVASSAQMMVWEGIEVLPVVDQNNRLEGMISRQDVLQALQMIQRQPQIGEKLDDIVTNQFVVIAEDAKKANVYRFQVSPQMTNHLGTISYGVFTIVVTEATNRYLRAQKKGEIVVENITIYFMKPVQMDSILEIHPKILEVGRKFGKIDVEVFSNGVVVGKAMMMVQLIERS; encoded by the coding sequence TTGGCAACGAAGCATGAACAAATACTGCAGCGTATTGATTCCCTCCCGATCGGAGAAAAGATCTCGGTCCGGCAGATTGCAAAAGATATGAGTGTGAGCGAGGGTACAGCTTATCGTGCGATAAAAGAAGCAGAAAACAAAGGGTATGTCAGCACGATAGAGCGGGTTGGAACAATACGCATTGAAAAAAAGAAAAAAGAAAACATCGAAAAACTCACTTATGCTGAGGTTGTAAATATTGTTGATGGACAAGTACTTGGAGGTCGTGCGGGACTTCATAAAACGCTGAATAAGTTTGTCATCGGCGCAATGAAATTAGAAGCAATGATGCGTTATACAGGCGCAGGCAACCTGCTGATTGTAGGGAACCGCACGAATGCCCATCAGCTTGCAATTGAGGCGGGTGCCGCCGTGCTGATAACAGGCGGCTTTGACACAGACGAGCATGTAAAAAAAATTGCCGATGAGGCAGAGCTTCCGATTATTTCAACGAGCTATGACACCTTTACTGTTGCAACCATGATCAACAGGGCCATTTACGATCAGCTTATTAAAAAAGAAATTGTTCTTGTAGAGGACATCTTAACATCGCTGGATAAGACTGTATGCCTGAAAACAACCGATCCAATTGAGGAATGGTATCAGCATAATTATAAAACAGGCCACGGCCGTTTTCCTGTTGTCGATCATAATTTAAAAGTACAGGGAATGGTTACATCTAAAGATGTGATGGGGTATGATCGCCATGTCCTTGTAGAAAAAGTGATGACGAAAAACCCGATTACCGTTATCGGAAAAACATCCGTAGCATCTTCAGCACAAATGATGGTCTGGGAAGGCATCGAAGTATTGCCGGTTGTCGATCAGAACAATCGTCTTGAAGGAATGATCAGCCGTCAGGACGTGCTCCAGGCGCTGCAGATGATTCAAAGACAACCTCAAATCGGCGAAAAACTGGATGATATTGTGACAAACCAATTTGTGGTGATTGCCGAGGATGCAAAAAAGGCAAATGTGTATCGCTTTCAGGTCAGTCCCCAAATGACCAATCATCTTGGCACGATTTCTTATGGAGTGTTTACAATAGTCGTCACAGAAGCAACCAACCGCTATTTGCGAGCACAAAAAAAAGGCGAAATTGTTGTTGAGAATATAACCATTTATTTCATGAAACCTGTTCAGATGGATAGTATACTTGAGATTCATCCGAAAATACTTGAAGTCGGACGCAAGTTTGGAAAAATAGATGTTGAAGTGTTCAGCAATGGCGTTGTTGTTGGAAAAGCAATGATGATGGTCCAGCTTATTGAGAGAAGTTAA
- a CDS encoding metal-dependent hydrolase: MKVSYHGHSVVKIQTDKHTIVIDPFINGNGQTDLKVEDLKVDVILLTHGHNDHVGDTIQLAKQNNALVVAPFELATYLGWKGLNVHPMHIGGSHKFEFGTVKLTQAFHGSSYEEEEQKIIYTGMPAGILFKKEGKTVYHAGDTALYSDMKLLGEFEDIDLAFLPIGDNFTMGPEDAAIAAKWIKAKTVVPIHYNTFPVIEQDPKEFVSRLSGKTGKVMEAGESIKL; encoded by the coding sequence ATGAAGGTTTCATACCATGGACATTCAGTTGTAAAAATTCAAACGGATAAACATACGATTGTCATTGATCCATTTATAAATGGAAATGGCCAGACAGACTTGAAGGTTGAAGATTTGAAAGTTGATGTTATTTTACTGACGCATGGTCATAATGACCACGTCGGCGATACCATTCAGCTTGCGAAACAAAACAATGCCCTGGTTGTTGCTCCTTTTGAACTTGCTACATATTTAGGATGGAAAGGATTAAATGTTCATCCTATGCACATTGGCGGATCGCACAAATTTGAATTTGGAACGGTTAAATTAACACAGGCATTTCATGGTTCTAGCTATGAGGAAGAGGAACAAAAAATCATTTATACAGGCATGCCAGCCGGAATTCTCTTTAAAAAAGAGGGGAAAACGGTTTACCATGCAGGGGATACAGCTCTCTATTCAGACATGAAACTTCTTGGCGAATTTGAAGATATAGACCTTGCCTTTTTGCCAATCGGGGATAATTTTACAATGGGTCCTGAGGATGCGGCGATTGCAGCAAAGTGGATTAAAGCAAAGACCGTAGTTCCAATACATTATAATACGTTTCCTGTCATTGAACAGGATCCAAAAGAATTTGTCAGCAGGCTCTCAGGCAAAACCGGAAAAGTCATGGAAGCTGGAGAATCTATTAAACTGTAA
- a CDS encoding transposase, which produces MCWFDVSKDTIAVAIADSGRGEPRFHGTIQNNPENICKLMKKVGNPENLLVCYEARFSGYGIYRLLLSMDIECIVVAPSLFPKRSGDRVKTDKRDSIRLAQLLRAGELTSVWVPDEDHEALRDLIRARHDAREDLQSSRQRLVHFLLRHEIRFPQGLRNWTVKHREWLNKLTFDRPSQRIVFQEYLHAIYEVEERMKRLETQIHEEAIQSEHAPVIQAFKH; this is translated from the coding sequence ATTTGTTGGTTTGACGTATCTAAAGATACTATTGCTGTTGCGATTGCAGATTCAGGTCGTGGCGAACCTAGATTTCATGGGACCATTCAAAATAATCCAGAAAACATATGCAAACTAATGAAAAAGGTAGGAAATCCTGAAAATCTACTAGTTTGTTATGAAGCCCGATTCTCTGGATATGGAATTTATCGATTACTTCTATCTATGGACATTGAATGTATAGTTGTGGCACCTTCCCTTTTCCCAAAGCGCTCGGGCGACCGTGTGAAAACAGATAAAAGAGATTCTATTCGATTGGCCCAGCTACTTCGTGCTGGAGAGCTTACTTCTGTTTGGGTTCCAGATGAAGATCATGAAGCTCTGCGTGATTTAATCCGTGCTCGTCATGATGCTCGAGAAGATTTACAAAGTTCTCGTCAGAGACTTGTACACTTTTTACTTCGCCATGAAATACGTTTTCCGCAAGGACTTCGTAATTGGACGGTAAAACATCGAGAATGGTTAAATAAATTAACTTTTGATAGACCTTCACAACGGATTGTCTTTCAAGAATATCTTCATGCCATCTATGAGGTTGAGGAGCGTATGAAACGACTAGAAACTCAAATTCATGAAGAAGCTATTCAAAGTGAACATGCTCCGGTCATTCAAGCCTTCAAACATTGA
- a CDS encoding CHRD domain-containing protein, with product MLKFFKARLKGENEVPPVETNAFGFAKFVANKKRTKIKFALEVENIENFVQAHIHFGERGENGPVVVFLFGADLETLEEQNGITTRRGVVTGTITDDDIVENDVGIETVEDLLKFMEQELTYTNAHTEQNPSGEIRGKIVPI from the coding sequence ATGCTAAAATTCTTTAAAGCAAGATTAAAGGGTGAAAATGAAGTCCCTCCTGTTGAAACTAATGCTTTTGGTTTTGCAAAATTTGTAGCTAATAAAAAAAGAACTAAGATAAAGTTTGCACTAGAAGTTGAAAACATTGAAAACTTTGTTCAAGCACACATCCACTTTGGTGAACGTGGTGAAAATGGACCTGTAGTAGTGTTCCTTTTTGGTGCTGACTTAGAAACGCTTGAGGAGCAAAATGGTATAACGACAAGAAGAGGCGTTGTTACAGGAACTATTACGGATGACGATATTGTAGAAAATGACGTAGGTATAGAAACTGTAGAAGATTTATTAAAATTCATGGAACAAGAATTAACTTATACTAATGCTCATACTGAACAAAATCCATCAGGTGAAATTAGAGGTAAAATTGTACCAATTTAA
- a CDS encoding response regulator transcription factor has product MKKIRLLLVDDQELIRESLYIVLDMEPELEVIGLAENGQTAIELCEEQKPDVVLMDLHMPKVNGVEATEEIKRRWSDIRVIILTTFQEIDFVVDALAAGAEGYLLKAIHPKDLAAGIKWVFQGGTLIPQEIAQMLVRQLKNPLAVEASEKKSIPQYGLSEREVEILHCVSEGLNNREIAQRLFLSEGTVKNYVSSIYSKMGVRDRVQASMKAHQEGII; this is encoded by the coding sequence ATGAAAAAAATCCGATTACTGCTCGTTGACGATCAAGAGTTGATTCGTGAAAGTTTGTATATCGTTCTGGATATGGAGCCAGAGCTGGAAGTCATTGGTCTTGCTGAAAACGGCCAAACAGCGATTGAGTTATGTGAAGAACAGAAACCGGATGTCGTATTGATGGATTTACATATGCCAAAAGTGAACGGAGTAGAAGCAACCGAAGAGATTAAAAGAAGATGGTCGGATATTCGCGTGATCATCTTGACCACATTCCAAGAAATTGACTTTGTCGTCGATGCTTTAGCAGCGGGGGCAGAAGGATACCTGCTAAAAGCCATTCACCCGAAGGATTTGGCAGCAGGAATCAAATGGGTTTTTCAAGGAGGGACGCTGATCCCACAAGAAATCGCTCAAATGCTGGTACGACAATTAAAGAATCCTCTAGCTGTAGAAGCCTCTGAAAAAAAATCGATTCCCCAATACGGATTAAGTGAACGGGAAGTGGAGATTCTTCACTGCGTATCCGAAGGATTAAATAATCGCGAAATTGCTCAGAGGCTTTTTTTATCAGAGGGAACAGTGAAAAATTATGTATCTAGCATTTATTCGAAAATGGGAGTTCGGGATCGTGTTCAGGCGTCGATGAAAGCTCATCAGGAAGGGATCATTTGA